A single Pedobacter sp. PACM 27299 DNA region contains:
- a CDS encoding DUF3885 domain-containing protein codes for MQPLKKEVNDFMSAHFNKSEIRAPLFFNSRYGLRFDLQCGETDTEEYFHAAVLRAQQLFEETFSKNDSVMFYLVDFKWKRRKLRFSNYCFKQIEGLTEDETEYHVVRGLYESENSLDIRNVALIKVLRNRINHIGIFTAIANKDFSRQPGLDKYGFLGSKEVYFINLDKQIIFHMYDDRGLDIIASKIEVLKSVYFKFNHLLLEVNRNEIDKNFSSII; via the coding sequence ATGCAACCACTAAAAAAAGAAGTTAATGACTTTATGAGTGCTCATTTTAATAAATCAGAGATCAGAGCGCCATTATTTTTTAATTCTAGATATGGCTTGAGGTTTGATTTGCAGTGTGGAGAGACTGACACTGAAGAATATTTTCATGCAGCAGTATTAAGAGCACAGCAGCTATTCGAGGAAACTTTTAGTAAAAATGACAGCGTAATGTTCTATCTGGTTGATTTTAAGTGGAAAAGAAGAAAACTGAGATTCTCAAATTACTGTTTTAAACAAATAGAGGGACTGACTGAAGATGAAACTGAGTATCATGTAGTAAGAGGGTTATATGAATCAGAGAATAGTTTAGATATTAGAAACGTCGCATTGATCAAAGTTTTGAGAAATAGGATCAACCATATTGGTATCTTCACAGCAATAGCAAACAAAGACTTTTCTAGGCAACCTGGACTCGATAAATATGGGTTTTTAGGTAGTAAGGAAGTTTATTTTATTAATCTTGATAAGCAAATTATCTTTCATATGTATGATGATAGGGGCTTAGATATTATAGCTAGTAAAATTGAAGTTTTAAAATCGGTGTATTTTAAGTTTAATCATTTGCTGCTTGAAGTTAATCGCAATGAAATTGACAAAAATTTCAGTTCAATAATCTGA